A part of Ptychodera flava strain L36383 chromosome 11, AS_Pfla_20210202, whole genome shotgun sequence genomic DNA contains:
- the LOC139144428 gene encoding protein mono-ADP-ribosyltransferase PARP14-like gives MMVPPKRVLGGPKDLPNNLLGHACLSGGAGPLGHSFRMYGRDSKNGQNATSANYTPSVVYGVLKRKHECKGKHLEVEQLYNWIGRVVSNERLIHFPPPPLTFMVDQIILEYLRNYTEELSVRMKEVNAKVKFMDEDKVTIEPSFSKKVSLSIYKEIPTWMENAKSVFQGYVEQFMSVSVTVPHKVWTFVRSKLKPDSNQTLQLIFDEASFLIRFTGGKQDVHVAEKQVDVIVNTVNANCDLLTSAVSRAIHSKAGYSVQKDISKKKPKNVKQGDIIETSAGKLNCKRVYHLCILGTPWDAGKGVIPILKKAIHSCLQKASKSKMTSIAIPAIGTDISQTLLRATDVATVPGKNLTLNTTEGKQINLVLGSLENQKVDVIVNTVNAKCDLSTGAVSKAVRSKAGKRLQKEINKEKPKAVKQGDIIETSGGELTFENVYHLCILDTNWGSGEEVKTLLRRAIDSCLQKASKSKMTSIAIPAIGTGNLNYPGDVVSQIIYEAVLEFSQNSSLNEIRIVVFEMDHEKYKGSFLIRVKIRPIVFSLENQKRTMEK, from the exons ATGATGGTACCACCCAAACGGGTGCTTGGTGGCCCAAAGGACCTGCCCAATAATTTACTTGGCCATGCCTGTCTCTCTGGTGGTGCAGGTCCACTAGGTCACTCTTTCCGGATGTATGGGCGAGacagcaaaaatggccagaatgCGACTTCAGCAAACTATACGCCATCGG TTGTATATGGTGtcttgaaaagaaaacatgaatgTAAGGGAAAACACCTTGAAGTAGAACAATTGTACAATTGGATTGGCCGTGTTGTGAGCAACGAACGTCTTATTCACTTTCCTCCACCACCACTGACGTTTATGGTAGATCAAATCATCCTAGAGTACCTGAGAAACTATACGGAAGAACTTTCCGTAAGGATGAAAGAAGTAAACGCCAAAGTAAAATTTATGGATGAGGATAAAGTCACCATTGAACCGTCTTTTTCCAAAAAGGTGTCTCTAAGTATTTACAAAGAAATTCCAACTTGGATGGAGAATGCCAAGTCAGTATTTCAGGGCTATGTCGAGCAGTTCATGTCAGTATCTGTGACAGTACCCCATAAGGTGTGGACTTTCGTGAGATCCAAGCTGAAGCCTGACTCGAATCAAACACTGCAGCTCATCTTTGATGAAGCCTCATTTCTGATTAGGTTCACTGGAGGAaagcaagatgttcatgtggcGGAGAAGCAA GTGGATGTTATTGTGAATACTGTCAACGCGAATTGTGACTTGTTAACTAGTGCGGTGTCTAGAGCTATACACTCGAAAGCGGGCTATTCTGTCCAGAAAGACATCAGTAAGAAGAAGCCTAAAAACGTAAAGCAAGGGGACATCATCGAGACTTCAGCTGGAAAGCTGAATTGTAAAAGAGTCTATCACTTATGCATCTTAGGCACCCCCTGGGATGCTGGTAAAGGGGTGATACCG ATTCTGAAGAAGGCTATTCATTCGTGTCTACAAAAGGCATCCAAATCAAAGATGACGTCAATTGCCATACCAGCAATCGGTACTG ATATTTCACAAACACTGCTCAGAGCTACAGATGTGGCTACAGTGCCAG gcaaaaatctgacattgAATACAACAGAGGGCAAGCAGATTAATTTAGTATTGGGTAGTTTGGAGAATCAAAAG GTTGATGTCATTGTGAACACTGTCAATGCAAAATGTGATTTGTCAACTGGTGCAGTGTCGAAAGCTGTTCGTTCGAAAGCGGGTAAACGTCtccaaaaagaaataaataaggaAAAACCTAAAGCTGTGAAGCAAGGGGACATTATAGAGACTTCAGGTGGAGAGCTTACGTTTGAAAATGTCTATCACTTGTGCATTTTGGACACCAACTGGGGTAGCGGCGAAGAAGTGAAAACA CTTCTGCGTAGAGCAATTGATTCGTGTCTGCAAAAGGCATCCAAATCAAAGATGACGTCAATTGCCATACCAGCCATCGGTACTGGTAATTTAAATTATCCAGGAGATGTTGTGTCCCAGATTATCTACGAAGCAGTCTTGGAATTCAGCCAGAATAGTAGTCTGAACGAGATAAGGATTGTTGTGTTTGAAATGGACCACGAAAAATATAAAGGTTCCTTCTTAATCCGTGTCAAAATTCGCCCAATCGTTTTCTCacttgaaaatcagaaaaggACAATGGAAAAGTAG